ACCCAGGCGTCCGACGCGAGGTGACCACGCTCGGTGTGTCGGCAGCGAACGGTTGCGCGTCACCACCGAAACTCGTCCCACAATTCGCGCAAAACTTCGTACCCGGCGGCGCCACGATGCCGCATTGCCGACAGGCTGACTCGGCGGTCGCCATGCCGCAGCTCTCGCAGAATTTTCCGTGGACCGATGCGCCGCAGTGGGGACAGGATGTTGAGGATGAGTGCTGCAATGGGCCTCCGCCGCATCAAGTGATTGGCTTGAATCATTCAAGGGGCAGGCTGAGATTCGGCCCGCAATCTGCAATACGTACAAGTGTACAAAGAATGCACCCGATTCCGATACTGCCGGGTTGTGAGATCCGTATCCGACCGGATAGGATGTCCCCGCGGAACCACTTGCCGATTCGCTGCACGACTTGAGGGAAGGCTGACCGAACCTGCGCGCCAACTGCACCGCCTACGAGATGCCCCGCCAGCCTGAACTGGTCCGGGCGCCTCAAGTATCGACGGCGGTCGATGCTGCACCCAGCACCGCGGTTCGGCCGACGCCAAAGCAGTCAGCCGCCGACGCCGCCCGCCGGGGTCGTTGGAAGATCTGGGGGTGGACCTTCGGGGTGGCGTTGCCGTTGGCTGCCGTCAACCTGATCGGCGCCCCGTACTATCTGGAGCCGATGGCCCTCCGGGTTCGCCACCCTTGGCATGCCATGCTCCGTCCGTCGGGGACCGTCGGCCTGACCGCCGGGATCATCGCCGTCGCGATCTTCATCTTCCTCTGGCTCTACCCGCTCCGGAAAGTACAAGCGCCTCGCCTTCCTCGGCTCGCTCGGCAAATGGATGGACGTGCACGTCGCCACGGCGCTGGCGATGCCCCTCCTGCTGGCGATTCACGCGACCTGGCGCGCCGATGGCGTGATCGGTCTCGGCCCTGCTCTCGATGATGGTCGTGATCGCCAGCGGCGTGATCGGCCGGTACCTCTACGTCCGGATTCCACGCGCTCGCAACGGCGTCGAGTTGACGCGTGAAGAAGTTGCCGGTCGGCGCCGCGAGTTGATCGGTGAGCTGGCCGAGACAACCGGACTCGGCGTCGACGTGGTCGAACGCACCCTCGCGGTCGGGGCGCCGGTGGAGGGTTGAGCAGAGCCTCGGCAAGATCTTCCTGCGGTTGCTGGCCGACGATCTCACGCGGTGGCGTCGCACCGCGGACTTGCAGCGCCGGTGGGCGGGAGTCGCGCCGGCCGGGCGGCCGCTGAGCAAGGCTGCCCTCGGCGAGGCGGTGCGTCTGGCCTCGCAAGAGATGTCGCTTGAGCAGCAGTCGCGCATGCTCGAGGCCACCCATCGGGTCTTCGGGTTCTGGCGTGGCCCACCGTCCCTTCGCGGTGACGGCGATGGTTGCGGTCATCATCCACATCGTGGTCGTCCTCGCCGTCGGCGTGGTGCGGTACTAGGCCGCGACCATGGAATCCCCCGCCACCCTCCTCGCCTTCGTGCTGATCACCGGGCTCGCCATCCGCATGCAACGGCGCTCCACGTCGGGGCGATGCGGTGCCGTCAATGCGGTGCACCGCAGCAGGCCTACGAATTGGTGTCGGCACCGGTCGTCGAGGGGGAGCTTGCGGCCGGGAGCGGTGAGCCGAAGGCGATGGTCCGTGCCGATGTCTGCGTCGGCTGCGGCACCTGCGTGGACGCCTGCCCGGAGCCGGGCGCGATCACCATGCACAGAAGCTCGCGGTGGTGGATGACGCCCTCTGCAAGGGCCACGGCGAATGCGTGGCGGCCTGCCCGGTCGGCGGCATCCTGGTGACGACGGGCGCGGCGGTGAACCGGTCTCGTCCCATTGGTCAATGCCAATTTCGAGGAGCAACCTCCCGGGCTCTACATCGTCCGGCGAGCTCGGCGGGCGCGGGCTGATCAAGAACGCGGTGAATGAGGGGCGCCTGGCGGTCGAGCACATCGCCGCGACGCTGACCCCGGCCACCGCCGACGAGCGCGACGCGGTCGACGTGCTGATCGTCGGCAGCGGTCCGGCCGGCCTGAGCGCCGGCGTCGAGGCGATCCGCAACGGTCTCAAGTACGTGATGGTCGAGCAGGGGGAGCTCTCGGAAAGCGTGCGCAAGTATCCGCGCCACAAGCTGCTGCTGGCGGAACCGATTCAAATGCCGCTCTACGGCAACCTCTGGGTGGCGGACACCTCCAAGGAGGCGCTGCTCCGCGCGTGGGAGAGCATTGTCGACAGTAGCGGGCTCCAGGTCCGGACCGGCGAGCGCGTCCTCAAGGTCACGTCCGAGGGGACGCTCTTCAGGTCGAGACGTCGGCCGGCCGCTATCGGACGCGCCGCGTGGTGCTCGCGATGGGGCGCCGCGGCTCACCGCGGAAGCTCGGCGTGGTCGGCGAAGAGCTGAACAAGGTCGTCTACGAGATCGTCGAGATGGAGCAGTTCACCGGGCGTCGAGTGCTCGTGGTCGGCGGCGGCGACAGTGCGATCGAATCGGCGGTCGGCCTCGGGAACCAGGATGGCACCACGGTGCATCTCTCCTACCGTGGCGAATCGTTCCCGCGGATCAAGCCGCGGAATCAGGAGAAGCTCGATCGGGCGGTGGCGGCCGGGCGAATCACCTTGCTGCTGCAGACGCAGCTGCGCGAGGTGCGCGCCGACGTGGCGGTCCTCGAGGGGCCGTCCAGGGCGAT
This DNA window, taken from Gemmatimonadota bacterium, encodes the following:
- a CDS encoding 4Fe-4S binding protein, with protein sequence MRCRQCGAPQQAYELVSAPVVEGELAAGSGEPKAMVRADVCVGCGTCVDACPEPGAITMHRSSRWWMTPSARATANAWRPARSAASW
- a CDS encoding NAD(P)-binding domain-containing protein, encoding MPISRSNLPGSTSSGELGGRGLIKNAVNEGRLAVEHIAATLTPATADERDAVDVLIVGSGPAGLSAGVEAIRNGLKYVMVEQGELSESVRKYPRHKLLLAEPIQMPLYGNLWVADTSKEALLRAWESIVDSSGLQVRTGERVLKVTSEGTLFRSRRRPAAIGRAAWCSRWGAAAHRGSSAWSAKS